AGAACTCTATGGATTCAGGGAGCGTTAATGGAAGAGGGGGGAAGCGTGCTCTTATACTCGTTATACCAGGAAATTGTAAACGCCCAAAGTCTATCACCTCAGATGATAGTTGTTCGGATGATGATGCTCCAGGAAAGGACATGGATGCTAGGTTCAATGCAACCAGTGAGTTTGCAAACGTTCAGGCGAGGGATGGGCCCTCTAGGGCCCAATGAAAATCATTTCATGGAACTGCAGGGGATTCAATAACCCAGAATCGCCAAAGCTGCCGTATGTGTTTTGGTTGCTTTCAGTTTATCGCCCTtcgtttttgtttttgatagaGACTAAGTGCTCAGTTGATAAGATAGTTCAGTTGTTTAAATGCACCCAACCTTCTTTCTTTTGTGGGATAGACTCAGTAGGAGCTAGTGGGGGCTTAGTGGTGCTAGGTTGGGGTTCTCTTTTGGTAGATTGTATGTATAAGTCGAAAAATGTAATCCTCTGTGATGTACACCAACATAATGATGCTAATATATCTCTAATATTTTGCTACGGGGCACCTAAAGTAGAGAATAGGAAAGAAGTTTGGGATGAGTTGGTTATGCTTGCTAGAACTAATCCTAATTCCTTGCTCTTAGGTGATATAAACCAAGTTGAGCATTCCTCTGATAAATTGGGTGGGTCTCAAATTATAAGGGGTTGGGATGATTTCAATGACTGGCGTGTTAACAAAAAATTTTTAGAAGTTCCCTTCTCTGGTCCGACGTATACCTGGTCTAATAAAAGGGACGAAAATGGGATACTCCTCGAACGTTTAGATAGAGGCTATATATCCAATTCTTGGTTTATTAGGTTTCCGGATAGTAGAATTATTAATCAACCTATCGTCGCCTCAGACCATGCGGCTATTGTTTTTGATAATTCAGATTGTTCTAGACGTAATTTCAGGCCCTATCAAATAGAGAACTGGTGTTTACAGTTCGATGAGGTTCGTAGGCTGATAAGGGATGAGTGGTTGGTAGCTAAATTAGGGTCCCCAATGTTTGTTATGTCTAGAAAGCTGGTTAGTTTGCGTCCTAAAATTTGCAAATGGTGCTTAGATAATAAGTTATTCTGGGGGATTAATTGGCGCGAGGTGTCGGATTCTTTAGCTTCTCAGGGTTCAAAGGTTAACAATATGATTCTTGGAGCTGGGTATGTTACAAGGATTAATGAGTCATTTGCGCAAGCCTCGATAAAAAATGCGTTCTGGAGGCAACGCATGAAAGAGAATTGGATTGCTAAAGGGGATTTACCGACACCCCTTCTCTTTTCTAAAGTTAAACAGCGACAGAAGAAGAATGAGGTTTTAACAATCAAAGATAGTGAGGGTAACTGGAGACATGGTCAACAGCAGGTGCAAGAGGTTATTCTACACAATCTAAAGAATACCTTTCGCACAGACTTACAGGGCTTACAACACATCACTAACACAGATTTGGTGCTTCGGGAGATGGATCTTCCGCAATTATCAGAGGAGAAGAAAGCAATGCTTGGAAGGGCCTTCTTGGACAATGAAATTAGAGCTGCTATGTTCTCTATTGGTAACTCTAAGTCACCGGGCCCGGACGGGTTTTCAGCTGCATTTTTCAAAGAGAATTGGGAGGTGGTGGGTCAAAGTGTTTGCGTTTCGGTGAGGAATTTCTTAGAAACGGGGTTCCTTTTAAAAGAATGGAACCACTCTCTAGTGGTTATGATTCCGAAGCGGGAGATTCCAGAGGAGGTAGGTCACTTGAGGCCGATAAGTCTCTGTAATACGATATACAAGTGTGCGTCGAAATGTTTGGCCAAGCGGGTTAAAGCAACTCTTCACGATCTTATCTCTCCGTCTCAGCATGCCTTTATTACTGGAAGGTACATGACAGACAATATCTTGCTAAGTCATGAATTGGTGGATAAAGTGAATAATAGGAGGAGGGGGACGCCACTAGCAGTTCTCAAAATTGACATGAGTAAGGCCTACGATAGGGTTCACTGGGATTTCCTTTTACGGACGCTAAGAGCTTATGGGTTCCCCTCTCACTGGGTTCAACTCATTAGCCAGTGTATTTCTACTGTCTCGTACAAGATCCTGGTCAACGGCCAGACGACAGATCAATTTAAGCCTTCATGCGGGATTAGGCAAGGCGACCCTTTATCTCCATATTTATTTCTGTTCTGTATGGATATTTTATCTCGTATGTTGCAGCTGGCGTCAGATATAGGGTAGTTTAAGGGGATCAAGGTAAACCGGGGTTGCCCGGAAATATCGCATCTATTTTTCGCTGATGATGCGATGCTCTTTTTCAACGCCAATAGGATAAGCTGCAAAAACATAACGGATGTTATTGCTAGGTTCTGCCATATCTCAGGTCAGCAATTGAATGTGGGAAAATCGCATCTCAAGGTCAGCTCCAATACTTCGATGCAAGAGAAGCAGGAGTTCGTTACAATATTAAGGATGCCTATGGTTACTACTCTGGATCACCATCTTGGCTCTCCAATCGATTTGCAGGGGACAAAGTATTCGAATTTTGTGTTTTTGATCGACCAGATATCGAAGAAGATTAACGACTGGAACGCGATTCCCTTGTCTCAAACTCAAAAGGTTATTCTTATTAACTCGGTTTTAATTTCTATGGCGTCCCATGTGATGAGTTGTTTTCATCTACCATCGGCAATCTCTTCGAAAATTGACTCGATGATAGCTCAGTTCTTCTGGGATAACAAAGATAGGAAGGGCATACACTGGGTCGGTCGGTCGATAATTCACCTTCCTAAAGGGATGGGGGGCCTAGGGATTAGGTCAATGGGGGTGGTGAATAAAGCTTTGCTCATGAAAAGTGTCTGGCGCATTCACAATAACCCTCAGTCCTTACTGGCTAGGGTCTATACCAAGAGATTTTCCTCCCCTCTCCTAACGGGGAAGCCAACCAGAATCATCAATGGCGCTTTTTCATGGGGGATGAGAGGGTTAGCTAGGGCGGGGAATATTCTTCTCAAAGGCTGTAATTGGAAAGTCGGGGATGGCAACTCTATCCTGGCTAGCAAGGACCGTTGGGTTAATGGGACAATACCGGAATTCAAGTCTACTATCACCATGGGCGAGGCAAGGGCTTGGAGAGTGAGTCACTTTATCATGCCGACGGGGAAAGACTGGGATCATGGGAAAGTCAACAGGTGTTTTGAATTCGACGACGCTAAACAAATTGTTGGGATGGAGCTGCCGTATAACCAGGCCAAAGATTATCTATACTGGAAGTATCATAAGGGAGGCAAGTTTACGGTTAAGACGGCGTATGCGATGATTCTCGGAGAAGATTCGAATCACTCTAATGGTTTCGACGGTGAAAGTCCCTTCTCTTTGTTATGGTCTCTTCGTATGGCTCCGAAGTGGAaactttttatttggaaaattcTTAGGAATGGCCTTGCGACAAAGTGTAATATTAATCAGAGGGGTTTAAACATCCCTTCTGCTTGTGACTTATGCTTAAACGAGGATGAGGATTACCAATACTTATTTCGCTTTTTCGAAATAGCAAAACAAACTTGGAGGAGTGGGTCCTTAGGGATTCACTCAGAATTGCGCAGTGACATTCCTTTTGTGGAATGGATGCTCTCCTATATCCGGCCTTTTCAATGCCAGGATGGTCACTT
This Spinacia oleracea cultivar Varoflay chromosome 6, BTI_SOV_V1, whole genome shotgun sequence DNA region includes the following protein-coding sequences:
- the LOC110796057 gene encoding uncharacterized protein; the encoded protein is MLFFNANRISCKNITDVIARFCHISGQQLNVGKSHLKVSSNTSMQEKQEFVTILRMPMVTTLDHHLGSPIDLQGTKYSNFVFLIDQISKKINDWNAIPLSQTQKVILINSVLISMASHVMSCFHLPSAISSKIDSMIAQFFWDNKDRKGIHWVGRSIIHLPKGMGGLGIRSMGVVNKALLMKSVWRIHNNPQSLLARVYTKRFSSPLLTGKPTRIINGAFSWGMRGLARAGNILLKGCNWKVGDGNSILASKDRWVNGTIPEFKSTITMGEARAWRVSHFIMPTGKDWDHGKVNRCFEFDDAKQIVGMELPYNQAKDYLYWKYHKGGKFTVKTAYAMILGEDSNHSNGFDGESPFSLLWSLRMAPKWKLFIWKILRNGLATKCNINQRGLNIPSACDLCLNEDEDYQYLFRFFEIAKQTWRSGSLGIHSELRSDIPFVEWMLSYIRPFQCQDGHLSTRTIYFITTLWSIWVARNNKVFRDENVDLSMVMALITKGLEQHDITTSNSSGALRYLHPPEQHLFPPGFFGATLSDNGGNPTITTLLVDGAWNKSTKLSGLAWVKDNFGTGAGSPQGGATFGYAESAIQAEAQACLAGLRWAIRCDMKHILILTDSYCLVDMPRGGGCVDMQVKWTLAEIVARAQDSDYCSINKVDRDRIQPAHVLATGAARSLIAFSNDV